A genomic window from Silene latifolia isolate original U9 population chromosome 11, ASM4854445v1, whole genome shotgun sequence includes:
- the LOC141613613 gene encoding uncharacterized protein LOC141613613: MNIDEELITKKSSVLEGFSGETKSTLGEIHLPTYVEGVSSFEKFGVLYCLSSYNAILGMPWINNVKAVLSTYHQCIKVPVDWGIATIKGEHKAAQECYTTALKPSKAGKSLAYQLPYPIRSTYVAPSRMKTDQKRRKFALERNAIINEEVEKLLDMGMIRETMYSEWLANVMP; this comes from the exons atgaatattGACGAAGAACTAATCACCAAGAAGTCCAGCGTTTTGGAagggttcagtggagaaaccaAAAGCACATTGGGAGAAATCCATCTCCCAACTTATGTTGAAGGTGTCTCATCCtttgagaaatttggagtcctgtaTTGCTTGTCATCCTATAATGCAATCCTAGGCATGCCATGGATCAATAATGTCAAGGCTGTACTATCAACCTATCATCAGTGTATCAAGGTACCGGTAGACTGGGGCATAGCAACAATCAAAGGAGAACACAAGGCAGCCCAAGAATGCTACACAACGGCATTGAAACCTtctaaggcaggtaagtcccttgcatatcAATTACCATACCctatcaggagcacttatgtggcaccatCTAGGATgaaaacagatcag aaaagacgaaaatttgcgcttgaaagaaatgcaataattaaTGAGGAAGTAGAGAAACTTCTGGATATGGGTATGATCAGGGAAACAATGTACTCTGAATGGTtagctaacgtg ATGCCATAG